From a single Cytophagales bacterium WSM2-2 genomic region:
- the atpA gene encoding ATP synthase subunit alpha: MAEIRPEEISAILREQLSKSRTDAELEEVGTVLTVGDGVARIYGLTQAQAGELIQFENGVKALVLNLEEDNVGAVLLGESKEIKEGDTVKRTRQIGSVKVGNGLLGRVVNTLAEPIDGKGPIGGDLYEMPLERKAPGVIFRQPVNEPLQTGIKAIDAMIPIGRGQRELIIGDRQTGKTAVAIDTIINQKEFYEAGKPVYCIYVAIGQKASTVAGVASTLEKAGAMAYTVIVSASAADPAPMQFFAPFTGASIGEFFRDTGKPALVIYDDLSKQAVAYREVSLLLRRPPGREAYPGDVFYLHSRLLERAAKVINNDEIAKKMNDLPPSIKHLVKGGGSLTALPIIETQANDVSAYIPTNVISITDGQIFLETNLFNSGIRPAINVGISVSRVGGSAQIKSMKKVAGTLKLDQAQFRELEAFAKFGSDLDAATKLTIERGRRNTEVLKQPQYAPVPVEEQVAMILASTRGYTDRVPVTKMKEFEKEFLGLLKVQNKQVLENFRVGKFEDADADVVKKVATELASKY, translated from the coding sequence ATGGCAGAAATCAGACCCGAAGAAATATCAGCAATCCTCCGCGAGCAACTTTCTAAATCGCGCACCGATGCAGAACTCGAAGAAGTAGGTACCGTACTTACCGTTGGTGACGGTGTTGCGCGTATCTACGGACTTACCCAGGCACAGGCCGGTGAATTGATTCAATTTGAAAACGGTGTGAAAGCGCTTGTTTTGAATTTGGAAGAAGACAACGTGGGAGCTGTACTCTTGGGTGAATCGAAGGAGATCAAGGAAGGTGACACTGTAAAACGTACTCGCCAGATCGGTTCCGTAAAAGTAGGTAATGGATTGCTTGGTCGTGTTGTAAATACACTTGCCGAACCTATCGATGGTAAGGGCCCGATTGGAGGAGATCTTTACGAGATGCCACTTGAGCGTAAAGCTCCGGGAGTAATTTTTCGTCAACCGGTAAATGAGCCTCTGCAGACCGGTATCAAAGCGATCGATGCGATGATTCCGATCGGCCGTGGTCAGCGCGAGTTGATCATTGGCGACCGTCAGACAGGTAAGACGGCTGTGGCAATTGATACGATCATCAATCAGAAAGAATTCTATGAAGCCGGCAAGCCAGTATATTGTATCTATGTAGCCATAGGTCAGAAGGCTTCAACTGTTGCAGGTGTTGCATCAACACTGGAAAAAGCAGGGGCGATGGCATATACAGTTATCGTTTCAGCATCAGCAGCTGATCCTGCTCCGATGCAGTTCTTTGCACCATTCACTGGAGCATCTATCGGTGAGTTTTTCCGCGACACCGGAAAGCCCGCCTTGGTTATATACGATGACTTGTCAAAGCAAGCAGTGGCTTATCGCGAAGTTTCCCTGTTGTTGAGAAGACCTCCGGGTCGTGAAGCATACCCTGGTGACGTGTTCTATTTGCACTCACGTTTGTTGGAGCGTGCTGCGAAAGTGATCAACAACGATGAGATTGCGAAAAAGATGAACGATCTGCCTCCAAGCATTAAGCACTTGGTAAAAGGAGGAGGTTCTCTTACAGCACTCCCGATTATTGAAACTCAAGCTAATGATGTGTCGGCTTATATTCCTACGAATGTGATCTCGATTACCGATGGCCAGATATTCCTTGAAACCAACTTGTTCAACTCTGGTATCCGCCCTGCGATCAACGTAGGTATTTCGGTATCACGTGTAGGCGGTTCGGCACAGATCAAGTCAATGAAGAAAGTGGCCGGTACCCTGAAGTTGGATCAGGCGCAGTTCCGCGAATTGGAAGCGTTTGCCAAATTTGGTTCTGACCTCGATGCCGCAACTAAATTGACAATTGAACGTGGTCGTAGAAATACGGAAGTATTGAAGCAACCTCAATATGCACCTGTTCCTGTAGAAGAGCAGGTAGCAATGATCCTCGCATCAACCCGTGGTTATACGGACCGTGTACCTGTTACCAAGATGAAGGAGTTTGAAAAAGAATTCCTCGGCTTGCTGAAAGTGCAGAATAAGCAGGTGCTCGAAAATTTCCGGGTAGGTAAGTTTGAAGATGCCGATGCCGATGTAGTAAAAAAAGTAGCAACTGAGTTAGCGTCAAAATACTAA
- the atpH gene encoding ATP synthase subunit delta: protein MADSRVASRYVKSLLSLAIDQKAVEVVHKDMQMFDQVCRTNREFSNMLKSPIIRHEKKKDILEALFKGKVNPLTLAIIEIITKKNREPLLPAIAHEFHNAYNEYKGIEKATVTTTIAVDSKLKGEIEAIVKKLSSKKEVELIEKVDKDLIGGFILNVGDRQIDASVKNKLKSLKVKFSENPYLKEF, encoded by the coding sequence ATGGCAGATTCACGAGTAGCTTCGAGGTACGTAAAGTCATTACTTAGCCTGGCGATTGATCAAAAGGCAGTGGAGGTCGTGCATAAGGACATGCAGATGTTCGATCAGGTATGCCGTACTAACCGCGAGTTTTCGAATATGTTGAAAAGCCCGATCATCAGGCACGAAAAAAAGAAAGACATTCTGGAAGCCCTTTTCAAAGGAAAAGTAAATCCACTCACTCTGGCGATCATTGAGATCATCACGAAAAAAAACCGCGAACCTTTATTGCCGGCAATTGCTCATGAATTCCACAATGCCTATAACGAATATAAAGGCATTGAAAAAGCGACTGTAACGACCACGATAGCTGTAGACAGCAAACTCAAGGGTGAGATTGAGGCCATCGTGAAAAAACTGAGCAGCAAGAAGGAAGTTGAACTGATAGAAAAAGTAGATAAAGATTTGATTGGTGGATTTATCCTTAATGTAGGCGACCGCCAGATCGATGCTTCTGTGAAGAACAAACTGAAATCACTGAAAGTAAAATTCAGTGAAAATCCATACTTGAAAGAATTTTAA
- the atpG gene encoding ATP synthase gamma chain, with the protein MPSLKEVKSRITSVVSTQQITKAMKMVAAAKLRKSQERIIQMRPFAQKLNGLLQNLSAAGTDGSGWYSVVREEKKVLIVAVSSDRGLCGGFNSSIFKAVNRLIEEKYSSQLKQKNVTILPIGKKASEFFTKRNFPVVNNYSLIFQDLSFDKVSEAAQFLMDSFRKGEYDKIEVVYNEFKNVATQILRIEQFLPVLPPAQGKKTEDVDYIYQPNQEEILSGLIPKSLKVQLFKSVLDSNAAENGARMTAMDKATENAGELLKDLRLSYNRTRQAAITKEILEIVAGAEALKSA; encoded by the coding sequence ATGCCAAGTTTAAAAGAAGTAAAAAGCAGAATTACGTCCGTGGTTTCCACGCAACAGATCACCAAAGCCATGAAAATGGTGGCGGCTGCTAAACTGCGTAAATCACAAGAGCGTATTATCCAGATGCGCCCATTTGCGCAAAAACTGAATGGACTTCTGCAAAATTTGTCGGCTGCAGGTACAGATGGTTCTGGCTGGTATAGTGTCGTGCGCGAAGAAAAGAAGGTATTGATTGTTGCAGTCAGTTCTGATCGCGGGTTATGCGGAGGTTTTAACAGCTCAATTTTCAAAGCAGTTAACCGCCTGATCGAAGAAAAATACTCTTCACAGCTGAAACAAAAGAACGTTACGATTTTACCTATCGGAAAAAAAGCGTCAGAATTTTTTACGAAGAGAAATTTTCCAGTGGTCAACAACTATTCGTTGATCTTCCAGGACTTATCTTTTGACAAAGTCTCAGAAGCGGCACAGTTCCTGATGGACAGCTTCCGCAAAGGTGAGTACGACAAGATAGAAGTCGTATATAACGAGTTCAAAAACGTGGCTACTCAGATATTGCGGATAGAACAATTTCTGCCTGTTCTTCCTCCCGCTCAAGGAAAGAAAACAGAAGACGTTGATTACATCTATCAACCAAATCAGGAAGAGATTCTCTCCGGATTGATACCTAAGTCGCTGAAAGTGCAGCTGTTCAAATCCGTTCTTGACAGCAATGCAGCCGAAAATGGTGCCCGTATGACAGCGATGGACAAGGCTACTGAAAACGCAGGTGAACTTTTGAAAGACCTCCGTTTGTCTTATAACCGTACCCGCCAGGCGGCAATTACTAAGGAAATCCTTGAAATTGTTGCCGGTGCGGAAGCTCTGAAATCAGCTTAA
- the atpF gene encoding ATP synthase subunit b, whose protein sequence is MEFLTPGTGLLFWQVIIFVALVILLGKYAWKPILSSLKEREESIQTALDQAEKAKLEMASLKSDNEKLLKEAREERDKILRDARTASNLIQEEAQTTAKKTADKIIADAKAVINTEKQAALRDVREQVALFSLDIAEKLIKKNLATDKSQKELVDTLIKDLKLN, encoded by the coding sequence ATGGAATTTCTAACACCCGGCACCGGCCTTCTCTTCTGGCAAGTAATCATCTTCGTTGCCCTGGTTATTTTGTTGGGCAAGTATGCCTGGAAGCCTATCCTCAGCTCGCTGAAAGAACGCGAAGAGTCAATTCAGACAGCGTTGGATCAGGCGGAAAAAGCCAAGCTGGAAATGGCTTCATTAAAATCTGACAATGAGAAATTGTTAAAGGAAGCTCGTGAAGAGCGCGACAAGATTTTGCGTGACGCCCGTACAGCCAGCAACCTTATTCAGGAAGAAGCCCAGACAACAGCTAAGAAAACGGCTGATAAAATCATTGCAGATGCAAAAGCAGTCATCAATACAGAGAAGCAAGCTGCCCTGCGCGATGTAAGAGAGCAGGTTGCTTTATTCTCATTGGATATAGCCGAAAAACTCATCAAGAAAAATCTGGCTACCGATAAGTCGCAAAAAGAACTGGTGGATACTTTGATTAAAGACCTCAAGCTAAACTAA
- the atpB gene encoding ATP synthase subunit a, producing the protein MRKPFFTAIPSILTLFFVAAFGFSSLAQHAEEGKQDSTRVQAHSDSAVAEGHGAETEKFNANEVIIEHVLDDHQWHFTDHLVLPLPIIVYSSQKGLEVFSSSHFYEGHHKVEYNGYKLEGRNILMASTGEKVLDLSITKNVAMLFINATILLLVFFSVAKAYKNNTGKAPKGIQSFIEPIVIFVRDEIVKPNLGHHYEKYLPYILTLFFFILFGNLLGLLPGSANLTGNIAVTFTLAIITFLITNLSGNAAYWKHIFWTPGVPLPLRLIILPVEIIGIFTKPFALTIRLFVAITAGHIVLLSLICMTFIFHRWEVGIGSSLVVLFINLIELLVAGIQAYVFALFTSLYIGMATADDHH; encoded by the coding sequence ATGAGAAAGCCTTTTTTTACAGCAATTCCTTCGATTTTAACCCTGTTTTTTGTTGCTGCCTTTGGCTTTTCAAGCTTGGCTCAGCATGCCGAGGAAGGCAAGCAGGATAGTACCCGTGTTCAGGCTCATTCAGACTCGGCTGTCGCAGAAGGTCATGGAGCTGAAACTGAAAAATTCAATGCTAACGAAGTCATCATTGAACACGTTTTAGATGACCACCAATGGCACTTTACGGACCACCTGGTGTTGCCTCTCCCGATCATCGTTTATTCATCACAAAAGGGACTGGAAGTATTCTCCTCCTCTCATTTCTATGAAGGCCATCACAAAGTAGAGTACAACGGCTACAAGCTGGAAGGGCGAAATATCTTGATGGCTTCAACCGGTGAAAAAGTATTGGATTTGTCGATCACGAAAAACGTAGCAATGCTTTTCATCAATGCTACCATTCTTTTGCTGGTCTTCTTCTCAGTCGCAAAGGCTTATAAAAACAATACGGGCAAAGCACCCAAAGGCATTCAATCGTTTATTGAGCCCATCGTGATCTTTGTTCGTGATGAAATCGTGAAGCCTAACTTGGGGCATCATTACGAAAAGTACCTGCCTTACATCCTGACTTTGTTTTTCTTCATCCTGTTTGGAAACCTGCTGGGATTGCTTCCTGGTTCAGCTAACCTGACCGGAAATATTGCTGTTACATTTACTTTAGCGATCATTACTTTCCTGATCACTAACCTCAGTGGCAATGCAGCTTACTGGAAGCACATCTTCTGGACGCCCGGAGTTCCTCTTCCTTTACGTCTCATTATTTTGCCTGTTGAGATCATAGGTATTTTCACCAAGCCGTTCGCTTTGACCATACGTTTGTTCGTGGCGATCACAGCAGGTCACATCGTGTTGCTGAGCTTGATTTGCATGACGTTTATTTTTCACAGGTGGGAAGTAGGAATCGGGTCCTCACTCGTAGTGTTGTTTATTAACTTGATTGAATTGCTGGTAGCTGGTATCCAGGCGTATGTGTTCGCGTTGTTCACCTCGCTGTATATCGGAATGGCTACTGCAGACGATCATCATTAG
- the nrdB gene encoding ribonucleoside-diphosphate reductase, with translation MNESTQEPILKENKDRFVLFPIRHHDVWKFYKQAEASFWTAEEIDLSHDLKDWLNLNDGERHFVTHVLAFFAASDGIVNENLAEHFVSEVQYTEAKFFYGFQIAIENIHSETYSLLIDTYVKDAKEKDKLFHAIDTMPCVKKKADWALRWIDQGNFQERLVAFAAVEGIFFSGSFCSIFWLKKRGLMPGLTFSNELISRDEGLHCDFACHLYTKHVVNKLTTERVIEIIKDAVEIEKEFVTDALPVNLIGMNSAHMCQYIEFVADRLINELVGKKVYGATNPFDFMEMISLRGKTNFFEKRVAEYQKAGVMKSTEKETSPKFSLNEDF, from the coding sequence ATGAATGAATCCACACAAGAACCCATTCTCAAAGAAAACAAAGACCGTTTTGTCCTTTTCCCCATCCGCCACCATGACGTCTGGAAGTTTTACAAGCAGGCTGAAGCCAGTTTCTGGACAGCTGAAGAGATCGACCTGAGCCATGACCTTAAAGACTGGCTCAATCTGAACGATGGCGAACGTCATTTCGTCACTCATGTGCTTGCCTTTTTTGCCGCAAGCGATGGAATTGTCAACGAAAATCTAGCAGAACACTTTGTTTCTGAAGTACAGTATACAGAAGCTAAATTTTTCTATGGCTTTCAGATCGCCATCGAGAATATCCACTCAGAAACATATTCTTTACTAATCGACACTTACGTCAAGGACGCAAAAGAGAAAGACAAACTCTTTCATGCTATCGATACTATGCCTTGCGTAAAGAAAAAGGCCGATTGGGCATTGCGTTGGATCGATCAGGGAAATTTTCAGGAGCGATTAGTTGCTTTTGCTGCGGTGGAGGGAATTTTCTTTTCAGGATCATTTTGTTCCATCTTCTGGTTGAAGAAGAGAGGATTGATGCCTGGGTTAACTTTTTCTAATGAACTGATTTCACGTGATGAAGGTTTACATTGTGATTTTGCTTGTCATCTTTATACGAAACACGTTGTCAATAAATTAACGACAGAACGCGTAATTGAAATCATCAAAGATGCAGTAGAAATCGAAAAAGAATTTGTGACAGACGCTTTGCCTGTGAATTTGATCGGAATGAATTCAGCTCACATGTGCCAGTATATTGAATTTGTTGCCGATCGATTGATCAATGAGCTCGTTGGCAAGAAAGTTTATGGAGCCACGAACCCATTTGATTTCATGGAGATGATTTCGTTGCGTGGAAAAACCAATTTCTTTGAGAAGCGTGTAGCCGAATACCAGAAAGCTGGTGTTATGAAAAGCACTGAAAAAGAAACTTCACCAAAATTTTCGTTGAACGAAGATTTTTAA
- a CDS encoding ATP-dependent DNA helicase RecQ has protein sequence MLVAEEKDELKGKLKEIFGYDNFRGNQEIVIKNLLGGRNTFVIMPTGAGKSLCYQLPAMVNDGLAIVISPLIALMKNQVDQLNAYGINARFLNSTLSKGEITRLRKDAISGKIKLLYVAPESLTKEENIEFLQKASISFVAIDEAHCISEWGHDFRPEYRKIKSMIAQLGDMNVIALTATATPKVQLDIQKNLQMEEADVFISSFNRKNLYYEVRPKKETKKQLIRFLKDHKDKSGIIYCLSRKKVEEIAELLNVNGFKAAPYHAGLDPDVRMKNQDDFLNEEVNIICATIAFGMGIDKPDVRFVVHYDVPKSLEGYYQETGRAGRDGLEGLCLMFYSHNDLNKLEKFNKDKSVQERENARILLQEMEFYAESPVCRRKQLLHYFGEEYIGKNCGMCDNCTNPRERFEGSQFVKIAIEAVKQTNERFGLAHLVNVIRGEEDEYVKSYAHFDLPIYGQGDTEDADFWKSVIRQALIYQYLEKDIENIGVLKITQKGLAFLKKPHEIELARDHDFTTIAQEEESSERTPVSKSYDEKLFEILKALRKKIAKEKDLPPYVIFQDPSLEEMATTYPTTKEEMAGVNGVGMGKVNKFGKEFLEVIQKYVDDNDIETAAEVVVKSSVNKSKIKIFIIQQIDRKVDLEEIAESKALSFDELLTEMENICYSGTKLNVDYYIDDVLDEGKQEEIYDYFLNSETDSMQDAMAELKGYSEEDVRLMRIKFLSEYAN, from the coding sequence ATGTTGGTGGCAGAAGAGAAAGATGAATTGAAGGGGAAACTCAAGGAAATATTTGGTTACGACAACTTTCGCGGGAACCAGGAAATAGTAATCAAAAACTTATTGGGTGGGCGCAATACGTTTGTGATCATGCCCACAGGTGCAGGCAAGTCGTTGTGTTATCAACTGCCGGCCATGGTCAACGATGGGCTCGCTATTGTTATCTCACCGTTGATCGCACTGATGAAAAACCAGGTCGATCAACTCAATGCTTACGGAATAAATGCACGGTTCCTTAACTCTACATTAAGCAAAGGTGAAATCACCAGGCTACGCAAGGATGCAATTTCAGGAAAGATTAAGCTATTGTACGTAGCTCCAGAGTCACTCACCAAAGAAGAGAACATAGAGTTTCTACAAAAGGCAAGTATCTCTTTTGTTGCCATCGATGAGGCTCATTGTATTTCGGAATGGGGCCATGACTTCCGACCGGAATACCGCAAGATCAAATCGATGATTGCGCAATTGGGCGACATGAACGTGATCGCACTTACTGCAACAGCAACTCCCAAAGTGCAACTCGACATTCAAAAGAATTTGCAGATGGAAGAAGCAGATGTTTTCATCTCTTCTTTCAATAGAAAAAATCTTTACTACGAAGTCAGGCCCAAGAAGGAGACAAAGAAGCAACTGATTCGATTTTTAAAGGATCACAAAGACAAATCCGGAATCATCTATTGCCTGAGTCGCAAAAAAGTAGAAGAGATCGCGGAGTTACTAAACGTTAACGGTTTCAAAGCGGCTCCGTACCATGCCGGTCTAGATCCTGACGTTCGCATGAAAAACCAAGACGACTTCCTTAACGAAGAAGTAAATATCATCTGTGCGACCATTGCTTTTGGAATGGGTATCGACAAACCGGATGTCCGTTTTGTGGTACACTATGATGTGCCGAAATCTTTGGAAGGATATTACCAGGAAACAGGTCGCGCAGGTCGCGATGGTCTTGAAGGATTGTGTCTGATGTTCTATAGTCACAATGACCTCAACAAACTCGAAAAATTCAATAAAGACAAATCTGTTCAGGAGCGTGAGAACGCAAGGATCCTTTTGCAGGAGATGGAGTTCTACGCTGAATCGCCGGTCTGCCGGAGGAAACAATTGCTTCACTACTTCGGTGAAGAGTACATAGGCAAAAACTGCGGCATGTGTGACAATTGCACTAACCCGCGCGAACGTTTTGAAGGATCACAGTTTGTGAAAATTGCTATTGAAGCAGTGAAGCAAACAAATGAACGTTTCGGGCTTGCACATTTGGTCAACGTCATTCGTGGAGAGGAAGATGAGTACGTAAAAAGCTATGCGCACTTTGACCTGCCGATTTATGGTCAGGGCGACACTGAGGATGCAGATTTTTGGAAATCGGTAATCCGCCAGGCATTGATTTATCAGTATCTCGAAAAGGACATTGAGAATATCGGGGTCCTCAAAATAACTCAGAAAGGACTGGCGTTCCTGAAGAAACCGCACGAGATCGAACTTGCGCGTGATCATGACTTCACCACCATAGCCCAAGAAGAGGAGTCAAGTGAGCGCACGCCCGTTTCAAAGTCGTATGACGAGAAACTGTTTGAGATACTCAAGGCACTTCGCAAAAAAATTGCAAAGGAAAAAGATCTGCCTCCTTATGTGATCTTCCAGGATCCGTCACTTGAGGAGATGGCCACCACTTATCCTACCACCAAAGAAGAGATGGCCGGAGTAAATGGGGTGGGCATGGGCAAGGTGAATAAGTTTGGGAAGGAATTCCTTGAGGTGATCCAAAAGTACGTAGACGACAATGACATTGAGACAGCCGCAGAAGTTGTCGTCAAGTCATCGGTCAACAAGTCTAAAATTAAGATATTCATCATTCAACAAATCGATCGCAAAGTTGACCTGGAGGAAATAGCGGAGAGCAAAGCCCTTAGCTTTGATGAATTGCTCACCGAAATGGAGAATATCTGCTACAGTGGCACAAAACTGAACGTGGACTACTACATTGATGACGTATTGGACGAGGGTAAACAGGAAGAGATCTACGATTATTTCCTCAATAGCGAAACAGACAGCATGCAAGACGCTATGGCTGAATTGAAGGGCTACAGCGAAGAGGACGTTCGCCTGATGAGGATCAAGTTTTTGAGCGAATACGCCAACTAG
- the nrdA gene encoding ribonucleoside-diphosphate reductase, whose product MLVLKRDGHRESVKFDKITARIEKLCYGLDPKFVNPVEVAMKVINGLYDGVSTSELDNLAAEIAASMTTRHPDFAKLAARIAVSNLHKVTSKSFSNTMKRLYTYVDSKTGQNAPLISKETWKVIHDNAAELDEAIIYDRDFSYDFFGFKTLERSYLMKIDGKVIERPQHLLMRVAVGIHGEDIPAAIETYHLLSEKWFTHATPTLFNAGTPKPQLSSCFLLTMKDDSIDGIYDTLKQTAKISQSAGGIGLSIHNVRAKGSYIKGTGGTSNGIVPMLRNFDMTARYVDQGGGKRKGSFAIYLEPWHADIFDFLDLKKNHGKEEMRARDLFYAMWIPDLFMKRIENNEMWSLFCPNEAPGLADCYGDDFERLYEKYEKEGKFRKQIKAQDLWFEILEAQIETGTPYMLYKDAANKKSNQKHLGTIKSSNLCTEIIEYTSPDEVAVCNLASIALPKFVTEDGKFDHQKLYEITKVVTRNLNKVIDINYYPVEEARTSNMRHRPIGIGVQGLADAFIMLRMPFDSEEARGLNKDIHETIYFAAMEASMEQAKLYGSYETFKGSPSSKGIFQFDMWGVTPDSGRWDWENLKREVKQHGLRNSLLVAPMPTASTSQILGNNECFEPYTSNIYTRRTLSGEFIIANKHLMKDLISLGLWSESMRQKLIGANGSVQSIAEIPQNIKDIYKTVWEISQKAIIDMSADRGAYICQSQSLNIHLTNPNFGKLTSMHFYAWKKGLKTGMYYLRSTAAADAIKFTLDKSAMQQPAMENASVIGEVVAASVQSETQQSLQYEQRPLADYEQKMSDMACSLDNPDACEACGS is encoded by the coding sequence ATGCTCGTACTCAAGCGTGACGGACACAGGGAGTCCGTTAAGTTCGATAAAATCACCGCCCGCATTGAAAAACTCTGCTACGGTTTAGATCCCAAATTTGTCAACCCGGTAGAAGTGGCGATGAAAGTTATCAATGGCCTGTATGATGGCGTGTCCACATCAGAACTTGATAACCTCGCAGCAGAAATTGCTGCATCCATGACCACACGTCATCCTGACTTTGCAAAGCTTGCCGCACGAATCGCTGTAAGCAACCTGCATAAAGTCACCAGCAAGTCGTTCTCAAACACCATGAAGCGGCTTTACACGTATGTCGATTCAAAGACTGGCCAAAATGCTCCCTTGATATCCAAGGAAACATGGAAGGTCATTCATGATAACGCTGCTGAGTTGGATGAAGCAATCATCTACGACCGTGACTTCAGTTATGACTTCTTCGGTTTCAAAACCCTGGAACGCTCTTACTTGATGAAAATTGATGGTAAGGTAATTGAGCGTCCCCAGCACCTGCTTATGCGTGTAGCTGTAGGTATTCACGGGGAGGATATTCCTGCGGCAATTGAAACTTATCATTTGTTGTCAGAGAAGTGGTTTACACACGCCACTCCAACTTTATTCAATGCAGGAACGCCTAAGCCGCAACTTTCATCATGCTTCTTGCTGACAATGAAAGACGACAGCATCGATGGCATCTACGATACTTTAAAGCAAACAGCAAAAATTTCGCAGTCCGCTGGTGGTATTGGACTCAGCATTCACAACGTACGTGCGAAAGGATCTTATATCAAAGGAACGGGTGGAACTTCAAACGGCATCGTGCCCATGCTCCGCAACTTTGACATGACCGCTCGTTATGTTGATCAAGGCGGTGGAAAACGCAAAGGAAGCTTTGCAATCTATCTTGAACCCTGGCATGCTGACATCTTTGATTTTCTTGATCTGAAGAAAAATCATGGCAAAGAAGAAATGCGCGCCCGTGATCTTTTCTACGCCATGTGGATTCCTGATTTGTTCATGAAGCGCATTGAGAACAACGAGATGTGGTCGCTCTTCTGCCCTAACGAAGCTCCAGGCTTAGCTGATTGCTATGGCGATGATTTTGAGCGTCTTTATGAAAAATATGAGAAGGAAGGAAAATTCCGCAAACAGATAAAAGCGCAAGATCTCTGGTTTGAAATCCTGGAGGCACAAATTGAAACAGGTACTCCGTACATGTTGTATAAAGATGCGGCTAACAAAAAATCAAATCAGAAGCACTTAGGCACAATCAAGTCGAGCAACTTGTGTACTGAAATCATCGAATATACTTCTCCTGATGAGGTTGCCGTTTGTAACCTGGCTTCAATTGCACTGCCCAAGTTCGTAACAGAGGACGGTAAATTTGATCACCAGAAATTGTATGAAATCACGAAAGTGGTGACACGCAATCTCAACAAGGTGATTGATATCAATTACTACCCGGTAGAAGAAGCCCGTACCAGCAACATGCGCCACCGCCCTATCGGTATCGGTGTGCAAGGTCTGGCTGATGCTTTCATTATGCTACGTATGCCATTCGATTCTGAAGAAGCACGTGGTTTGAACAAGGATATTCACGAAACCATCTACTTTGCTGCCATGGAAGCATCCATGGAACAGGCGAAACTGTATGGTTCTTATGAAACATTCAAAGGATCGCCTTCATCGAAAGGAATTTTCCAATTCGACATGTGGGGTGTAACTCCTGACAGCGGCCGCTGGGATTGGGAAAATCTGAAACGCGAAGTAAAACAGCACGGTTTACGCAACTCTTTACTGGTTGCTCCTATGCCTACTGCTTCCACTTCACAGATTCTTGGTAACAACGAATGCTTCGAGCCTTACACTTCGAATATCTATACTCGCAGAACACTGTCTGGCGAATTCATTATTGCCAACAAGCACCTGATGAAAGACTTGATCAGCCTTGGCTTGTGGAGCGAATCGATGCGTCAGAAGCTCATCGGAGCTAACGGATCTGTGCAGTCAATTGCCGAGATTCCTCAGAATATCAAGGACATCTATAAAACCGTTTGGGAAATTTCTCAAAAGGCAATTATTGATATGAGTGCTGACCGTGGTGCGTATATCTGCCAGTCACAGAGCCTGAATATTCACCTGACCAACCCGAATTTCGGCAAGCTTACTTCTATGCACTTCTATGCATGGAAGAAAGGTCTGAAAACGGGCATGTACTACCTGCGTTCTACTGCTGCTGCCGATGCAATCAAATTCACACTTGATAAATCCGCCATGCAGCAACCTGCTATGGAAAATGCATCCGTAATTGGAGAAGTTGTTGCAGCTTCGGTTCAGTCTGAAACACAACAATCGCTTCAATACGAACAACGACCTCTTGCGGATTACGAGCAAAAAATGTCAGACATGGCATGTTCCCTCGACAACCCGGATGCGTGCGAAGCTTGCGGAAGCTAA
- the tdk gene encoding thymidine kinase: MFIEPHMGGREKTGWIEVICGCMFSGKTEELIRRLNRALIAQQKVEIFKPAIDKRYHEEKIVSHSDRAIRSTPVDFANDILLLAGDCDVVGIDEAQFFDEAIVDVCNTLANQGKRVIVAGLDMDYKGKPFGPMPFLLAIAEFVTKVHAICAQTGELASFSFRLSENKSQVMLGEKDAYEARSRKAFVEGMKATIEAKDQN; this comes from the coding sequence ATGTTTATAGAACCGCACATGGGTGGCCGGGAAAAAACCGGATGGATTGAGGTCATCTGTGGTTGCATGTTTTCAGGGAAAACGGAAGAATTGATCCGCCGGCTCAACCGGGCGTTAATCGCTCAACAGAAGGTGGAGATTTTCAAACCTGCAATAGACAAACGCTATCACGAAGAGAAAATTGTTTCTCATAGCGACCGTGCGATCAGGTCAACGCCAGTTGATTTTGCCAATGATATTTTATTGTTGGCGGGAGATTGTGATGTGGTGGGCATTGATGAAGCTCAGTTTTTCGATGAGGCGATTGTTGATGTTTGCAACACGCTGGCAAACCAGGGCAAACGTGTGATCGTTGCAGGGCTGGATATGGATTACAAAGGCAAGCCATTTGGTCCCATGCCTTTTTTATTAGCTATTGCCGAATTTGTGACTAAAGTGCATGCCATCTGCGCACAGACTGGAGAACTTGCATCGTTTTCTTTTCGTCTCAGCGAGAACAAGTCGCAAGTCATGTTAGGAGAGAAAGATGCGTACGAAGCCCGCAGTCGAAAGGCTTTTGTCGAAGGAATGAAAGCCACCATTGAGGCGAAGGATCAAAATTGA